Genomic segment of Terriglobia bacterium:
AGTTGATCCGGCGGTTTTTTGGAATTCAGATAGTGCCGCAATATTGCGTATGCCGTCTTAGACCGCTCGGTGTCTGTCGCCATCGTCAGCAGCCCTTCCGGCTTGTCGACGACAATCAGGCTGTCATCCTCGAACACGATTTTCAGGTCCGTCATTATGCCTTCGGAATCAGGTGAACGGCCGACGCTTTGAAAACCGCAAACACTTCGGAACCCGTCACAATTCCGAGGTCGGCGATGGCCTGGCGCGTCACCAGCGCGACGAGCTCGAAGCCGACGTCCATAACAACCTTTGTCAGAACGCCTGCAGGCACAACATCGCAGACGTGGCCCTGCAGGTGATTTCGCGCGCTGCTTTGCTCCGCCCGTCCTTTCTCCAAAGTCACGTCTTCGCCACGGATGCAGACGTAGAAGTCGGAAGCATCGACGGGAGTATCCGCCGATGCGAGAACGGCCGATCCGACCTGCAGCATCGCGATTCCTCCATCCCGGCGTTGGATGCGCCCAGGAACAACCGTGTCGACGCCGGCCGCGGCGGCCACCTCGGTATGCTGCGGCCGTGTCAGGACATCCTGCGGAGATCCGGTTTGCAGGACGCGTCCACCGCTCATCACAACCATGCGATCGCCGAGTGTCAGGGCGTCCACCCAGTCGTGCGTCACCACGATGGCCGGGATTCCTAATTTCCTCAGCGTCTGCAAAAGCTCGGACCTCACGTGCTCGCGTGTTGCAGCATCCAGGGCGGACAAAGGCTCGTCCAGAAGCAGCAATCGCGGCTTTCGGGCGAGCGCCCGAGCCAGGGCGACGCGCTGCTGCTGTCCGCCGGATAGTTCGTCCGGCCAGCGATCGAGCAGTCCGTCGACCTGTAATGTCGCGGCGATCTGCTCGATCGCTGCCGGAGAACGCTTGAGGGAATAACCGATATTTTCCCGGACGCGAAGGTGCGGAAACAGCGCGTAATCCTGAAACAGGTAGCCGACGGGCCGCTTCTGCGGTGGAACATGCGTCCAGTCGGTACCGTCAAATTCGACCCGCCCGGAATCGATGCGCTCGAGGCCCGCGATGCATCGGAGAACGGTGGTTTTTCCGGCGCCGGACGGTCCGAATAAAATCGTGATCGAGGCACTGTCTGCAATCCGCAGCGACGCTTCGATGCGCGGCCCACGTTCAAACTGCCTGACGATGTCGGCGATCAGAAGCAAAGAACCACACCTTTCGATTGAGCCCGTAGACAACGGAAAGAATGACGAAGGAGAAGAAAAGCAACACGACAGATGTGACCGCAGCCGACGAGTAGTTCAATGCCTGCACCTGGTCGTAGATATCCATCGAGAGCGTACGGGTAACTCCGGGGATGTTCCCGCCAACCATCAACACCACTCCAAACTCGCCGAGCGTGTGCGCAAAACTCAGGATGATGCCGGTCATCAGGCCGGCCCACGACTGCGGAATGATGACTCGAAAAAACGTCTCCCTGTTGGACGCTCCAAGCATCCATGAGGCCTCGATGTACTTCCGGTCGACGGAACCGAAGGCGGCCGCGGTCGGCTGCACAGCAAAAGGAAGACTGTAGAGGACCGACGCCACAACCAGTCCCTGAAATGTAAACGGCAAACCATGACCGGCCAGCGTCTCATACCAGCGGCCGATGGGACTGCGCGGCCCGAGCGCTACCAGGACGTAAAATCCCAGCACGGTCGGCGGCAAAACCAGCGGCAGTGCGACCACCGCTTCAACGATGAATTTCCATCGCCATTTCGAGAATGCTATCCAGTAACTGATCGGCAATCCGATGATCGCGAGGATTAAAGCAGTAAGCGAGGCCAGTTCCAGGGTTGTGGCGAAGGCTTGCCAGTTCATAGTTAAAACAAGAAGAAAAAACTCAACGTCAACGCGGCTTGTGAGCGACCCCCTGCCGTGCCTTCGGCACGGCTGTCCCCCTTTCTAAGGGGAACAGCAAACTCTCCCCCTGATACAGGGGGAGAGCCGGGCGCGAAGCGCTCGGCAGGGGGTCGCTCATGACGACTTTCCGTGCAAAGCCGTCTTGTTATCATTCCACTTTGAAGCCATACTTCTCGAAGATCTTTCGAGAAGCTGGAGACTGCAGCCACAGCTCAAAGGCCTTCGCTTCGGCCCCACCGTGCTTCAAAAGCACAGCGCCTTGTTCGAGACGCGGATAGAGATTCTGAGGAACCTGCCATTGACGGCCGCCCGCCATCGGCTCGGAGGAAGCAAGCGAGTGAGCGATAATCCCAACGTCCGCGGCGCCGGACTGAACGAATTGCGCGGCCTGCGAAATGTTTTCCCCGAAAACGAGCTTGCTCTTGACCCGGTCATACACCGCCGCAGCCTTCAACGCAGCCTCGGCGGCGCGGCCGTAGGGAGCGTGTTCCGGATTCGCGATCGAGATCTTTTTGACCTTCGGATCCAGCAATGCCTGCATCCCGAGTGTTTCGATCTTCAAAGGCGAACTTTTCGGCACCCAGAGGACGATCGAACCGATCCCATATATAAAGGTAGAGCCGGGCACCGCCTGACCGCCCTTTTCGAGCTGCTTCGGATAATCAATATCGGCGGAAAGGAAGACGTCAAAAGGGGCTCCGTTCTGGATCTGGGTAAAGAAGTTTCCGGAGGATCCCAGCGTCAGCCGGACCTCGTTTCCAGTCTGCTGCTGGTACGCTTGAACGATCTCTTTGATCGGAAAACTCAAGTCGGAGGCCGCCGCGACATTGATTGCAAGTGCAAGAATCGAAAGGATCGAGAGGCCCATACTTGGCCAGACTGTAGCACAGAACCGTGAAATCCAGGGACAGGTCCCGATTTTCGGGTTAAAATTCTAGGCTCGATAGAGTCATTGAGGTTGCCTGGAATGCCCACCTGGAAAGAAAAACTCGCTGGTCGTATGGACCCGCAGATTGCTGAAGAAGTCGATGTTTTCGAGACACAAATCGCGCTGCGCAAAGCCGGCAAAATGGACGAAAAAGTCTTTGCCGAAACGCGGCTGCGGCGGGGTTGTTACGGCCAGCGTTACGACAATGGACATCGCCATGACGGAGTCCGTACCCAGCAGCTCGAGTTTCCAAGCGATCTGACGAAAGGGCCGGAAACCTTCTGGGACGCGCCGGGCATGCAGCGCATCAAGATTCCTTTTGGCGGGTTGAATCCGGACCAGTTGGATACTCTGGCGGAGCTCGCTGAGGAATACTCCGACGGCATCCTTCACGTGACGACACGGCAGGATTTTCAGCTGCACTATGTCCACATTGAAGACACGCCAAACATCATGCGGCGTCTCGCTGCCGTGGGAATTACGACTCGCGAAGCGTGCGGCAATTCGGTCCGCAACGTCACCGCCTGTCCGATTGCCGGTGTATGCCGGAGTGAATCATTTGATGTAACGCCCTACGCGAAGGCTGCCGCAAAATTCATGCTCGGCCATCCCGATGCGCAGGGCTTCGGACGCAAATTCAAGATCGCCTTTTCGGGATGCCGGGAAGAAGCCTGCGGCCTGACCAGCTTGCACGATGTGGGCTGTATTGCCGCCACTCGCAGCGAGAACGGCAACGAAAAACGTGGATTTGAAGTTTACGTAGGGGGCGGCCTGGGCGCCGTCCCGCAGCAGGCCAAGCTGATGAATGACTTCGTCGCCGAAGACGAATTGCTCCCGCTGATACAGTCGATCGGCCGTGTCTTTGCGCGCCTGGGGGAGAAAAAGAACCGGGCGGCCGCGCGTTTGAAGTTTCTGATCACGAAGCTGGGACTCGACGAGTTCCGCCGGCTGGTCGATGAAGAACGGAAGATCTTGCCCGCCGATTCGCGGTGGTCGAGCTACATTCCGGATGTCGCGCGATACCAGGAATCTCCGAAACATGGCCCGACGCATCTGAACGGCCAGCAGCGGCCTGAAGGATTCGAGAAGTGGCACCTGACGAATGTCTATCGCCAGCGCCAGGAAGGTTACGCGGCTGCCGCAATCACGCTTCCGCTTGGCGATCTGACGGCTGCGCAGGCGAGGCAGGTCGCCAACCTCGCTCGCCGGTTTACGGGTGACAATCTTCGGACGACGGTCGAACAGAACATTCTCCTGAGATGGGTTTCGGAAGCGGATCTGCCGGACCTGTACCGCGAACTCGGGCGCGCCGGATTGGGAGAACCCGGAGCGGGCACCATTCTCGACGTGGTGGCGTGTCCTGGAACGGATACCTGCAAGCTCGGCATCGCTTCGTCGCGCGGGCTGGCCGGAGAAATCCGCTCCCGGCTGTCGGAGCGGCTGTTTGCGCTGGACGAGTCGGTCCGCAATCTTCATATCAAGATCAGCGGCTGCTTCAATTCGTGCGGGCAGCATCACATCGCGGACCTCGGATTCTATGGAACCAGCCGGACGATCGCGAATCGCAAGATTCCGCACTTCCAGGTGGTGCTCGGCGGAAAATGGCAGGACAACGCGGGAGCGTACGGCCTTGCGATCGGAACGGTTCCTTCCAAGCGGGTGCCGGACGTCATCGACAGCATCACCGCCCGGTACGTTCGCGAACGCAAGGGAACCGAAACTTTCCAGGCTTTCATCAAGCGCATCGGAAAGCAGGAATGCCGCGCGATGATCGAGCCGTTCATGGAAGTGCCGGCGTACGAAAAAGACCGCTCGATCTATTCCGATTGGGGCGATCCGCGCGAGTTTACGATCGGCGACATGGGGGTAGGCGAGTGCGCCGGCGAGGTCATCTCGGTAAGTCAGTTCGATCTTGCCGATGCCGAGCGGCTGGTGTTCGATGCCCAGCTTCAGCTGGAACACGAAAATTACACACAGGCCGATTCCCTGGCCTATCGCGCAATGACGCAGGCTGCGATGGCTTTAGTCAAAACGCAATTCATCGATGTCGGGGACAATGCCGATGTCATCGTCGCCGAATTCCGCAGCCGTTTCTTCGATACCGGCCTGCTGGGAGACCGGTATGCCGGAAACAAATTTGCCGAATACCTGTTCCGGCGGCACGACTCGCCGCCGCAGGAGCACACGATCGATCAGGCGCACCGCATCATCGAAGAAGCGCAACTTTTCATCGAGGCAACCTACGCGTGTCATGACTCACTGGCGGAGCGAGGCGCGAGAGGTATGGTTGTCGCTCCTGTGCACTCAGGGAAGGCGGCTGGAAAGCTTTAATGGAATTACACCGCCTGGGGGTCAAGTTTTTCGCCTCTGATCCCGCATCGATTCATCTCGAAGATCTGATACCGGTCTTTCACGGCTGGATTCAGAGGCAGGTTATTCCTGGTCATGTTCTCATCGACGTCCATGACTACAGCCA
This window contains:
- a CDS encoding ABC transporter ATP-binding protein — protein: MLLIADIVRQFERGPRIEASLRIADSASITILFGPSGAGKTTVLRCIAGLERIDSGRVEFDGTDWTHVPPQKRPVGYLFQDYALFPHLRVRENIGYSLKRSPAAIEQIAATLQVDGLLDRWPDELSGGQQQRVALARALARKPRLLLLDEPLSALDAATREHVRSELLQTLRKLGIPAIVVTHDWVDALTLGDRMVVMSGGRVLQTGSPQDVLTRPQHTEVAAAAGVDTVVPGRIQRRDGGIAMLQVGSAVLASADTPVDASDFYVCIRGEDVTLEKGRAEQSSARNHLQGHVCDVVPAGVLTKVVMDVGFELVALVTRQAIADLGIVTGSEVFAVFKASAVHLIPKA
- the modB gene encoding molybdate ABC transporter permease subunit, which codes for MNWQAFATTLELASLTALILAIIGLPISYWIAFSKWRWKFIVEAVVALPLVLPPTVLGFYVLVALGPRSPIGRWYETLAGHGLPFTFQGLVVASVLYSLPFAVQPTAAAFGSVDRKYIEASWMLGASNRETFFRVIIPQSWAGLMTGIILSFAHTLGEFGVVLMVGGNIPGVTRTLSMDIYDQVQALNYSSAAVTSVVLLFFSFVILSVVYGLNRKVWFFASDRRHRQAV
- the modA gene encoding molybdate ABC transporter substrate-binding protein is translated as MGLSILSILALAINVAAASDLSFPIKEIVQAYQQQTGNEVRLTLGSSGNFFTQIQNGAPFDVFLSADIDYPKQLEKGGQAVPGSTFIYGIGSIVLWVPKSSPLKIETLGMQALLDPKVKKISIANPEHAPYGRAAEAALKAAAVYDRVKSKLVFGENISQAAQFVQSGAADVGIIAHSLASSEPMAGGRQWQVPQNLYPRLEQGAVLLKHGGAEAKAFELWLQSPASRKIFEKYGFKVE
- a CDS encoding nitrite/sulfite reductase, producing the protein MPTWKEKLAGRMDPQIAEEVDVFETQIALRKAGKMDEKVFAETRLRRGCYGQRYDNGHRHDGVRTQQLEFPSDLTKGPETFWDAPGMQRIKIPFGGLNPDQLDTLAELAEEYSDGILHVTTRQDFQLHYVHIEDTPNIMRRLAAVGITTREACGNSVRNVTACPIAGVCRSESFDVTPYAKAAAKFMLGHPDAQGFGRKFKIAFSGCREEACGLTSLHDVGCIAATRSENGNEKRGFEVYVGGGLGAVPQQAKLMNDFVAEDELLPLIQSIGRVFARLGEKKNRAAARLKFLITKLGLDEFRRLVDEERKILPADSRWSSYIPDVARYQESPKHGPTHLNGQQRPEGFEKWHLTNVYRQRQEGYAAAAITLPLGDLTAAQARQVANLARRFTGDNLRTTVEQNILLRWVSEADLPDLYRELGRAGLGEPGAGTILDVVACPGTDTCKLGIASSRGLAGEIRSRLSERLFALDESVRNLHIKISGCFNSCGQHHIADLGFYGTSRTIANRKIPHFQVVLGGKWQDNAGAYGLAIGTVPSKRVPDVIDSITARYVRERKGTETFQAFIKRIGKQECRAMIEPFMEVPAYEKDRSIYSDWGDPREFTIGDMGVGECAGEVISVSQFDLADAERLVFDAQLQLEHENYTQADSLAYRAMTQAAMALVKTQFIDVGDNADVIVAEFRSRFFDTGLLGDRYAGNKFAEYLFRRHDSPPQEHTIDQAHRIIEEAQLFIEATYACHDSLAERGARGMVVAPVHSGKAAGKL